Proteins co-encoded in one Meiothermus sp. genomic window:
- a CDS encoding AAA family ATPase has product MELSYEALEWRTLTDDSSEIVSFPPAPPFFGQERARAALELALRGGFHAYVVGPPSLGKHEALLAYLGTQSVETPPDLLYVPLSERRVAVLTLPSGQETHLADAVENLLLEVSRLDELFRQGSFLREKTQLEARFKQQQEAQMALLRQEAQEAGFALSQNGERLEFTGPGPVPAELSARLEEVTLGSLAAAAELEVALRRLRREWALHYLNTRFEPLFQRFPQARSYLEALRGRLARYAETGEPLDPAQWRPNLLTSSSSGSPPPIVFEPYATAPRLFGRLDYTVDRGVWSTNVSLIRPGAVHRAQGGYLILDALSLKREGTWEAFKRALRNGQVEPVTEPQAPAGLEVEPFPIQMQVMLVGTPEAFEALEEDPAFSELFRIRVEFAPTLPATPENMMALGGWLQAQGFQLTQGGLIRLYDEARRMAEQRDRMDARLVEIRALAEEAAVLGEGVLTAEAVEQAVQAREHRSFLSEEEFLRAVQEGVVSLRTSGRAVGEVNSLVVVEAAPYWGRPARLTARAAPGRDHLISIDREAGLGGQIFHKAVLTLAGYLRSRYIEHGPLPATISLAFEQSYVSIEGDSAGLAELAATLSAIGNFPLRQDLAVTGAVDQTGKVLAVGAINAKVEGFFRVCKAQGLSGSQGVILPKANIPNLTLRAEVLEAVRAGRFHIYAVETVEQALERLTGSRIEGFRGLQDRIKAGLEEFAKLEESPEEKEA; this is encoded by the coding sequence ATGGAGCTTTCCTACGAGGCGCTCGAGTGGCGCACATTGACCGATGACTCTAGCGAGATTGTATCCTTCCCACCGGCGCCCCCTTTTTTCGGCCAGGAACGGGCCAGGGCTGCGCTGGAACTGGCCCTTCGGGGGGGGTTCCATGCCTATGTGGTGGGGCCTCCCAGCCTGGGCAAGCACGAGGCCCTGCTGGCCTATCTGGGCACCCAGAGCGTCGAAACCCCACCCGACCTGCTGTATGTGCCCTTGTCGGAGCGCAGGGTAGCGGTGCTGACCCTGCCCAGTGGGCAGGAAACCCATCTGGCCGATGCGGTGGAAAACCTGCTGCTGGAGGTCAGCCGGCTGGACGAGCTGTTTCGGCAGGGTTCTTTCCTGCGGGAAAAAACCCAGCTCGAGGCCCGCTTCAAACAACAGCAGGAAGCGCAGATGGCCTTACTCCGGCAGGAAGCCCAGGAGGCCGGGTTTGCCCTCTCGCAAAACGGTGAGCGGCTGGAATTTACCGGCCCCGGCCCGGTTCCCGCCGAACTTAGCGCAAGGCTCGAGGAGGTCACGCTGGGCAGCCTGGCCGCCGCCGCCGAACTCGAGGTCGCCCTGCGGCGGCTGCGCCGCGAATGGGCGCTGCACTACCTGAATACCCGCTTCGAACCGTTGTTTCAGCGCTTTCCCCAGGCCCGAAGCTACCTCGAGGCGCTGCGGGGCCGCTTAGCCCGCTACGCCGAAACCGGCGAGCCCCTCGACCCCGCCCAGTGGCGGCCCAACCTGCTCACCTCTTCCAGCAGCGGCAGCCCGCCCCCCATTGTGTTTGAGCCCTACGCCACCGCTCCCCGGCTGTTTGGGCGGCTGGACTACACCGTAGACCGGGGGGTGTGGAGCACCAACGTCAGCCTGATCCGGCCCGGGGCCGTCCACCGCGCCCAAGGGGGGTATCTGATTCTGGATGCCCTGAGCCTCAAGCGCGAGGGCACCTGGGAGGCCTTCAAGCGGGCCTTGCGCAACGGGCAGGTCGAGCCGGTTACCGAGCCGCAAGCCCCGGCGGGCCTCGAGGTCGAGCCTTTCCCCATCCAGATGCAGGTCATGCTGGTCGGCACCCCCGAGGCCTTTGAAGCGCTGGAAGAAGACCCGGCCTTCAGCGAGCTGTTCCGCATCCGGGTAGAGTTCGCCCCCACCCTGCCCGCCACCCCAGAAAACATGATGGCCCTGGGAGGCTGGCTTCAGGCCCAAGGCTTTCAGCTTACCCAGGGCGGTCTGATCCGGCTTTACGACGAGGCCCGGCGCATGGCCGAGCAGCGCGACCGCATGGATGCCCGCCTAGTCGAGATTCGTGCCCTGGCCGAGGAAGCCGCCGTGCTGGGCGAGGGGGTACTCACGGCAGAGGCGGTCGAACAGGCGGTTCAAGCCCGCGAGCACCGAAGCTTTTTATCCGAGGAGGAGTTTTTGCGGGCGGTACAGGAGGGGGTGGTTAGCCTACGTACCAGCGGGCGGGCGGTGGGCGAGGTCAACAGTCTGGTGGTGGTGGAGGCGGCGCCCTACTGGGGCCGCCCAGCCCGGCTGACCGCGCGGGCCGCACCGGGCCGCGACCACCTGATCTCCATAGACCGCGAGGCCGGTCTGGGTGGCCAAATTTTCCATAAGGCGGTGCTAACCCTGGCCGGTTATCTTCGCAGCCGGTACATCGAGCACGGCCCCCTCCCCGCTACCATCAGCCTGGCCTTCGAGCAAAGCTATGTCTCCATCGAGGGCGACTCGGCCGGGCTGGCCGAGCTGGCCGCGACGCTGTCGGCCATCGGCAACTTTCCCCTGCGGCAAGACCTAGCCGTAACCGGCGCGGTAGACCAGACCGGCAAGGTGCTGGCGGTAGGGGCCATCAATGCCAAAGTAGAGGGCTTTTTCCGGGTTTGCAAAGCGCAGGGCCTGAGCGGCAGCCAGGGGGTGATTCTGCCCAAGGCCAACATCCCCAACCTGACCCTCCGGGCCGAGGTACTGGAGGCCGTCCGGGCAGGTCGTTTCCACATCTATGCGGTCGAGACCGTAGAACAAGCCCTCGAGCGCCTCACCGGATCCCGCATAGAAGGCTTCCGGGGCCTGCAGGATCGCATCAAAGCCGGTCTGGAGGAGTTTGCCAAGCTAGAGGAAAGCCCCGAAGAAAAGGAAGCCTAG